From a single Sporosarcina oncorhynchi genomic region:
- the asnS gene encoding asparagine--tRNA ligase, translated as MKTIMIHEMPNHIGETVRIGAWLANKRSSGKIAFLQLRDGSGFVQGVVVKEVVGEDVFAKAKAIHQESSLYITAEVTVDERSSFGVELQVKDVEVIKEAVDYPITPKEHGTEFLMDHRHLWLRSRKQHAIMKVRDEIIRATYEFFHTNGFVKIDPPILTGSSPEGTSELFHTKYFDEDAYLSQSGQLYMEAAAMALGKVFSFGPTFRAEKSKTRRHLIEFWMIEPEMAFVEHAESLEVQEQFVAHLVQSVLKNCPLELERLGRDISKLEKIKAPFPRITYDEAIKFLHEEGFDDIVWGDDFGAPHETAIAEKYDMPVFITHYPIGIKPFYMQPHPERDDVVLCADLIAPEGYGEIIGGSERIYDYELMKQRINEHNLDESAYEWYLDLSKYGAVPHSGFGLGLERTVAWISGAEHVRESIPFPRLLNRLYP; from the coding sequence ATGAAAACAATTATGATTCACGAAATGCCCAATCATATCGGAGAAACTGTGCGGATTGGAGCTTGGTTGGCCAATAAAAGATCAAGTGGAAAGATTGCATTCCTACAACTTAGAGACGGCTCAGGATTCGTTCAAGGCGTCGTCGTTAAAGAAGTAGTTGGGGAGGATGTTTTTGCGAAAGCGAAAGCTATCCACCAGGAAAGCTCACTTTATATAACAGCAGAAGTAACTGTAGATGAACGTTCATCATTCGGTGTGGAACTTCAAGTAAAGGACGTCGAAGTCATCAAAGAGGCTGTCGACTATCCAATTACGCCGAAGGAGCATGGTACGGAGTTTTTAATGGATCACCGTCATTTATGGCTACGTTCTCGTAAACAGCACGCAATTATGAAAGTGCGTGATGAAATCATCCGCGCTACATATGAATTTTTCCATACGAACGGTTTCGTTAAAATCGATCCTCCTATTTTGACAGGTTCTTCACCTGAAGGAACTTCTGAACTATTCCATACGAAGTATTTTGATGAAGATGCATACTTGTCACAGTCTGGTCAACTTTACATGGAGGCTGCAGCAATGGCTCTCGGAAAAGTGTTTTCATTTGGACCGACTTTCCGTGCAGAAAAGTCTAAAACACGCAGACACTTGATTGAATTCTGGATGATCGAGCCTGAAATGGCCTTCGTCGAACATGCAGAGAGCCTTGAAGTGCAAGAACAATTCGTGGCACATCTAGTTCAATCTGTACTAAAGAATTGTCCGTTGGAATTGGAAAGACTCGGTCGTGACATTTCGAAACTTGAAAAGATCAAAGCTCCATTCCCTAGAATTACGTATGATGAGGCCATCAAATTCCTTCATGAGGAAGGCTTTGATGATATTGTATGGGGAGACGACTTTGGTGCACCACATGAAACGGCAATTGCTGAAAAGTATGATATGCCTGTGTTTATCACACATTATCCGATTGGCATCAAGCCTTTCTATATGCAACCCCACCCGGAGCGCGATGATGTTGTATTATGCGCGGATTTGATTGCACCTGAAGGGTACGGTGAAATTATAGGTGGTTCAGAGCGTATTTACGATTATGAATTAATGAAACAGCGTATTAATGAACATAATCTGGATGAATCTGCTTATGAATGGTATTTGGATCTCAGCAAATACGGAGCGGTTCCACACTCCGGTTTCGGTCTGGGACTTGAACGGACTGTCGCCTGGATTTCAGGAGCGGAACACGTTCGCGAATCCATTCCATTCCCACGCTTACTGAATCGTCTATATCCTTAA
- a CDS encoding pyridoxal phosphate-dependent aminotransferase, with product MRTSLAARVSTLTPSTTLAITAKAKEMKESGIDVIGLGAGEPDYNTPDNIIEAAYRSMIEGKTKYTPSGGLPDLKDSVINKLKRDQQLAYSRQEVMIGIGAKHVLYTLFQVILNPGDEVIIPTPYWVSYPEQVKLAEGEPVFVESSFDTQFKVSAQQIRDAVTDKTKAVIINSPSNPSGMIYSREELQQIADVCKEYDLWIISDEIYEKLIYADEVHVSIAQLSDDAKARTLIINGVSKSHSMTGWRIGYIAGDKEIVSAMTNLASHSTSNPTTTSQYAAIEAYNGSQDAVETMRQDFESRLERVYPQLDAIPGFKVLKPQGAFYLLPVVTEAVEKTGFKTVDEFAAALLTDAKVAVIPGSGFGSSDTIRLSYATSIDLIEEAVKRIRTFVEANWKD from the coding sequence TTGAGAACAAGTTTAGCGGCACGAGTAAGCACGTTGACTCCATCTACAACGCTTGCCATTACGGCAAAAGCCAAAGAAATGAAAGAATCGGGAATCGATGTCATTGGTCTAGGAGCTGGCGAGCCTGATTACAATACGCCAGACAATATTATTGAAGCTGCTTATCGGTCGATGATTGAAGGCAAAACAAAATATACCCCATCGGGTGGGCTCCCTGACTTGAAAGATTCAGTTATCAATAAACTGAAGCGTGACCAACAACTTGCTTATTCCCGACAGGAAGTTATGATTGGTATTGGTGCTAAGCATGTACTTTATACACTTTTCCAAGTCATATTGAATCCTGGCGATGAGGTTATTATCCCGACGCCTTACTGGGTCAGCTATCCCGAACAGGTAAAATTGGCTGAAGGGGAACCTGTATTTGTCGAAAGCTCGTTTGATACTCAATTCAAAGTATCTGCTCAACAAATACGCGACGCAGTTACAGATAAGACAAAAGCGGTAATTATTAACTCGCCAAGCAACCCTTCAGGTATGATCTATTCTCGTGAGGAACTTCAACAAATCGCGGATGTGTGTAAGGAATATGATCTTTGGATTATCTCAGATGAAATTTATGAGAAATTAATTTATGCTGATGAAGTGCATGTTTCAATCGCCCAATTGTCTGACGATGCGAAAGCACGTACGCTAATCATTAACGGCGTTTCGAAATCCCATTCGATGACGGGGTGGCGCATTGGCTATATTGCGGGTGATAAGGAAATCGTCAGCGCAATGACGAATTTGGCAAGTCATTCTACATCGAATCCGACAACTACTTCACAATATGCGGCAATTGAAGCTTATAATGGTTCACAAGATGCAGTTGAAACGATGCGACAAGATTTTGAATCACGGTTAGAGCGTGTCTATCCGCAACTTGACGCCATTCCCGGATTTAAAGTATTAAAGCCGCAAGGAGCATTCTACTTGTTGCCGGTCGTTACGGAAGCAGTAGAAAAAACAGGATTCAAAACGGTAGATGAATTTGCGGCCGCTTTATTGACCGATGCGAAGGTTGCAGTCATTCCAGGATCAGGCTTCGGTTCATCGGACACAATTCGCTTATCCTATGCAACCTCAATTGATCTGATTGAGGAAGCCGTTAAACGGATCCGGACTTTTGTAGAAGCAAACTGGAAAGACTGA
- the dinG gene encoding ATP-dependent DNA helicase DinG — MDNHTYAVVDLETTGHSPLKGDRIIQIAIVFIKNGSIIKKYSSFVNPLRDIPVFIQHLTSISDNEVHSAPTFEEIARDVSEMLQDTIFVAHNTDFDLSFLQSEFKRCQVQKWIGKQIDTVELSKILFPSSSSYRLQDLAEEFGIALPAAHRADDDAEATAHLLLIALSKLKTLPEETLNLLHRRSFSLRSDISTLIYDALKVVRKQAGKKEYQLFRGIPYRSPKLPEGKASTRCQYPKDDNDKVRLLKKGYELFEYRQSQLRFMDTVWSTLRNDSETIVEVPTGIGKTVSYLLPAAIHSVETGKPVVISTFTNHLVDKIMEDEVERIQNILDINCTATVMKGKEQYIALGKFEELLRITDESYDETFSIMQILVWLTETTTGDVSELNVSGGGQLFIDRIRKRTNHMATDEKMADYHQKMMQACQYSDLIITNHSMLLSDSFREQKVFDQISGLIIDEAHQFPQIAARFNETVLSYMNWKYVMGQLGSDAEGQLLHQIMKMHSKFSSYGNYVFKHMMNSYESFTLAFDEVAGKLASLHDKDSKKQLGNRIIFSLDDTNGDDKLFKKMVDSMNVYIEDIERISDQLQVHKPVMSDNEIAFMEEWAYWSRELKIKAGEWIEVFLEKEQDRFTVWIEKDKRSLPGSLHIVKSPIDPSTVIQEFVSVMKNENVGIVWTSGTMTINEDERFVAKQLGVEENTPLVVFGAPAHFYDKAGIFIVDDMPAIQQVSQHEYIEAVADAVVQTVIATGGRLFVLFTSQDMLRKTYELIVDSELLDDYALIAQGVSSGSRMKLLKSFRQFDKSVLFGTNSFWEGVDVPGEALSAVIIVRLPFTSPDEMVFKARASKLTEQGANPFTELALPEAILRFRQGFGRLIRSSEDRGFFIILDKRIETKSYGERFLKALPEVPIKKLSLEHMVNELENCYNE, encoded by the coding sequence ATGGATAACCATACATATGCGGTCGTCGATTTGGAAACCACTGGGCATTCTCCTTTGAAAGGCGACCGGATCATACAAATCGCCATCGTTTTCATTAAAAATGGATCTATTATAAAAAAATATTCATCATTTGTAAATCCATTAAGGGATATCCCGGTGTTCATCCAACACTTGACGTCCATTTCGGATAATGAAGTGCACTCTGCACCTACATTTGAAGAAATCGCGCGTGATGTTTCAGAGATGCTTCAAGATACGATTTTTGTAGCACACAATACAGATTTCGATTTGTCATTTTTGCAAAGTGAATTCAAGCGTTGTCAAGTCCAAAAATGGATTGGGAAACAGATAGACACAGTTGAATTGTCCAAAATTCTGTTCCCTTCTTCTTCAAGCTATCGACTCCAAGATTTGGCAGAAGAATTCGGTATTGCGCTGCCTGCTGCCCATCGTGCTGACGACGACGCGGAAGCGACTGCACATTTGTTGCTGATTGCACTATCCAAACTAAAAACATTGCCTGAGGAGACATTAAATCTTTTACATCGTCGCTCGTTCTCATTACGTTCTGATATCTCAACTCTCATTTATGATGCTTTGAAAGTCGTGAGGAAACAAGCAGGCAAAAAGGAGTACCAACTATTCAGAGGGATCCCATATCGAAGCCCGAAATTACCTGAAGGGAAGGCGTCTACTCGCTGTCAATATCCTAAAGACGACAATGACAAGGTTCGTTTATTAAAAAAAGGATATGAGCTGTTTGAATACAGACAATCACAACTGCGTTTTATGGATACAGTCTGGTCGACATTACGTAACGATTCAGAAACGATAGTTGAAGTTCCAACCGGCATCGGCAAGACTGTCAGTTATTTATTGCCGGCTGCCATTCATTCGGTTGAAACCGGAAAACCGGTCGTGATTAGCACATTCACGAATCATCTTGTCGATAAGATTATGGAAGATGAAGTGGAACGGATACAAAACATACTTGACATAAATTGCACGGCGACTGTTATGAAAGGGAAAGAGCAGTATATCGCCCTTGGGAAATTTGAAGAGTTGCTGAGAATAACCGATGAATCTTATGATGAGACTTTTTCTATCATGCAAATTCTCGTCTGGCTAACTGAAACGACGACGGGAGATGTCAGCGAACTAAATGTATCTGGTGGCGGGCAGCTGTTCATCGATCGTATAAGAAAAAGAACAAACCATATGGCGACAGATGAAAAAATGGCTGATTATCATCAGAAAATGATGCAGGCATGTCAGTATTCGGATTTGATCATTACAAATCATTCGATGCTTCTCTCGGACTCTTTCCGTGAACAGAAAGTTTTTGATCAGATATCTGGGTTAATCATTGATGAAGCCCATCAATTCCCTCAGATAGCAGCCCGTTTCAATGAGACTGTTCTTTCTTATATGAATTGGAAGTATGTGATGGGGCAGCTTGGATCAGATGCAGAAGGTCAGTTGCTTCACCAGATCATGAAAATGCACAGTAAGTTCAGTAGCTATGGAAATTACGTTTTCAAACACATGATGAATTCTTATGAATCCTTCACACTCGCATTCGATGAAGTAGCGGGGAAATTAGCTTCTCTACATGATAAAGATAGTAAAAAACAGTTGGGAAATCGTATTATATTTTCTTTGGATGATACAAATGGTGATGACAAGTTGTTCAAAAAAATGGTCGATTCGATGAATGTGTATATCGAGGATATCGAGCGGATCAGCGATCAACTTCAGGTCCATAAGCCCGTAATGTCTGACAATGAAATCGCTTTTATGGAAGAATGGGCTTATTGGTCACGTGAGTTGAAAATCAAAGCTGGCGAGTGGATTGAAGTGTTTCTTGAAAAAGAACAGGATCGATTCACTGTCTGGATTGAAAAAGATAAAAGAAGTTTGCCGGGCAGTTTGCATATCGTCAAAAGTCCGATTGATCCGTCCACCGTCATTCAAGAATTTGTATCAGTTATGAAGAATGAAAATGTCGGGATTGTTTGGACGTCAGGAACGATGACAATCAATGAAGATGAGCGCTTCGTCGCTAAACAATTGGGCGTTGAAGAAAATACACCGTTGGTTGTATTCGGTGCGCCAGCACACTTTTATGATAAGGCAGGTATTTTCATCGTCGATGATATGCCGGCAATCCAACAAGTCTCCCAACATGAATATATTGAAGCTGTAGCAGATGCCGTCGTCCAGACTGTAATTGCAACCGGCGGAAGATTATTTGTGCTGTTCACTTCACAGGATATGTTGCGAAAAACATACGAACTGATTGTTGACAGCGAGCTCCTTGACGATTACGCATTAATTGCGCAAGGCGTCAGTTCGGGTAGTCGGATGAAGTTGTTGAAATCATTTAGGCAATTCGATAAGTCGGTTCTATTCGGAACGAACAGTTTCTGGGAAGGCGTCGATGTACCGGGCGAAGCGTTATCGGCTGTCATCATCGTCAGGTTGCCCTTTACCTCTCCGGATGAGATGGTATTTAAAGCACGCGCATCGAAGCTTACAGAGCAAGGCGCAAATCCATTTACCGAATTGGCGTTGCCTGAAGCGATACTGAGGTTCCGCCAAGGTTTCGGAAGATTGATTCGCTCGTCTGAAGATAGGGGCTTTTTCATTATATTGGATAAACGGATTGAGACGAAATCTTACGGTGAACGGTTCTTAAAAGCGTTGCCTGAAGTACCTATCAAGAAACTGTCACTAGAACATATGGTGAATGAACTCGAAAATTGTTATAATGAATAG
- the panB gene encoding 3-methyl-2-oxobutanoate hydroxymethyltransferase: MKSTADFTKMKKANEKIVMLTAYDHPSAQLAEEAGIDVLLVGDSLGMVVLGYETTALVTVEDMIHHGKAVRRGAKNTFVVVDMPFGSYHGSADRTLMSAIKLFQETGANALKLEGAGNVIETTRLLTGAGIPVVAHLGLLPQSAAVAGGYKVQGKTAVAAEQLIQDAIASEAAGACMIVLECIPYQLAEQVSKVVTVPTIGIGAGAGTDGQVLVFHDTVKYGNHHIPKFVKAFAEVGDSIVRGVEEYVLEVKSGTFPSEEHRFTMKENELNALYGGKNDGR, translated from the coding sequence ATGAAAAGCACTGCGGACTTCACGAAAATGAAAAAGGCTAACGAAAAGATTGTTATGTTGACAGCGTATGATCATCCATCTGCACAACTTGCTGAGGAAGCGGGTATTGACGTCCTTCTAGTCGGAGATTCACTTGGCATGGTAGTGCTCGGATATGAAACGACAGCATTGGTCACTGTGGAGGATATGATACATCATGGAAAGGCTGTCAGAAGAGGGGCGAAGAATACATTTGTTGTAGTCGACATGCCGTTCGGCTCTTACCATGGATCCGCTGATCGGACACTTATGTCTGCAATCAAACTATTTCAGGAAACCGGAGCAAACGCTTTAAAACTCGAAGGTGCAGGAAATGTGATAGAGACAACCCGATTGTTAACAGGTGCTGGTATTCCTGTAGTTGCCCATCTTGGTCTATTGCCCCAGTCAGCAGCAGTCGCTGGTGGCTATAAAGTTCAAGGAAAGACGGCTGTTGCTGCCGAACAGCTCATACAAGATGCGATAGCGTCTGAAGCTGCGGGCGCATGCATGATCGTTCTGGAATGTATTCCTTATCAATTGGCAGAACAAGTGTCAAAGGTCGTTACAGTCCCGACAATCGGTATTGGGGCGGGGGCGGGAACTGACGGCCAAGTGCTTGTATTCCACGACACGGTGAAATACGGTAACCACCATATACCAAAGTTCGTCAAAGCATTCGCTGAAGTGGGAGACTCCATTGTACGAGGGGTAGAAGAGTATGTATTAGAAGTGAAATCAGGAACATTTCCTTCTGAAGAACATCGTTTCACAATGAAAGAAAATGAATTGAATGCATTATACGGAGGAAAAAATGATGGGCGTTGA
- a CDS encoding YpoC family protein yields the protein MMSFHPSRENLESFQNDWIVLKGKLAIAFSEENQKKSDLMREAIGLYHSFISTFTRDVATSDDEGMDIRPLNAKERLRFIEEKMSGRFAFIQLDALFSEAMKKAASQLARIHR from the coding sequence ATGATGTCATTTCATCCATCTAGAGAAAATCTTGAATCATTCCAGAATGACTGGATTGTGTTGAAAGGGAAGCTCGCGATTGCTTTTTCTGAGGAAAATCAAAAAAAATCCGATTTGATGAGGGAAGCAATTGGGCTCTATCATTCATTTATAAGCACGTTTACAAGAGATGTGGCTACTTCCGATGATGAAGGGATGGATATTAGACCGTTGAACGCTAAAGAACGTTTGCGGTTTATCGAAGAAAAGATGTCGGGAAGATTCGCATTTATCCAATTGGACGCCTTGTTTTCAGAAGCGATGAAGAAAGCAGCTAGTCAACTGGCTAGGATTCATCGATAA
- the nth gene encoding endonuclease III → MLTKKQWEFCLDEIGKMFPDAHCELVHDNAFELLIATLLSAQCTDVLVNRVTAELFTKYKKPEDYLSVDIEELQMDIRSIGLYRNKAKNIQALSAMLIDQFNGEVPADRDVLTTFPGVGRKTANVVVSNAFNIPALAVDTHVERVAKRLGMNRWKDSVLVVEEKIMRWTPIERWTDTHHQLIFFGRYHCKAQNPACGECPLLVVCREGKKRMKVLA, encoded by the coding sequence TTGTTGACAAAAAAACAATGGGAATTCTGTCTAGACGAGATTGGAAAAATGTTTCCGGATGCACATTGTGAATTAGTTCATGACAATGCTTTTGAGCTACTGATTGCTACATTGCTTTCAGCACAATGCACGGACGTTTTAGTGAATCGGGTAACTGCAGAACTTTTTACTAAATATAAAAAACCTGAGGACTATCTGTCCGTTGATATAGAAGAATTGCAGATGGACATCCGATCAATCGGACTATACCGAAATAAAGCTAAAAACATACAGGCTTTAAGCGCCATGCTTATTGATCAGTTTAACGGAGAGGTACCAGCTGACAGAGATGTACTCACAACATTTCCAGGCGTAGGGAGGAAAACTGCAAATGTGGTAGTTTCCAATGCGTTTAATATTCCTGCTTTGGCAGTGGATACGCATGTTGAGAGAGTGGCAAAACGTCTAGGCATGAATAGATGGAAAGACTCAGTACTCGTTGTCGAAGAGAAGATTATGCGGTGGACACCAATCGAACGATGGACGGATACACATCATCAGCTCATTTTCTTTGGACGGTATCATTGTAAGGCACAAAATCCCGCTTGCGGAGAATGTCCACTTCTTGTTGTTTGCAGGGAAGGGAAGAAGCGGATGAAAGTTTTAGCATGA
- a CDS encoding biotin--[acetyl-CoA-carboxylase] ligase, which produces MNTQVKNELLRRLFEANGIPISGQEFADEFGLSRTAIWKYIKEFEEEGYDILSIRKKGYVLTGSPDRINAANIQKKLKTKSYGRIVDYYESCATTQLIAHDAAQNGAADGTLVVSEEQTAGKGRLSRPWSSAAGKGIWMSLIIRPSLMPQEAPQMTLVAAVAIVRAIEEIVGLEATIKWPNDIMIDGKKITGILTELQSDPDRVKAIIIGIGMNINHDIDDFPEEIQDIATSLKLKTGKVTDRARLIAEILSFLELYTEMYVKHGFGPIKLLWEGYSNTAGKRIKAVMLNETVEGIALGISEEGLLEVKMDDGTIKGIYSADIIIEK; this is translated from the coding sequence ATGAATACACAAGTGAAAAATGAGTTGCTAAGGAGACTATTCGAAGCGAATGGCATCCCAATATCCGGACAGGAATTTGCCGATGAATTCGGTCTGTCCCGAACGGCGATATGGAAGTATATTAAAGAATTCGAAGAGGAAGGCTATGATATTCTATCCATTCGCAAAAAAGGGTATGTATTGACAGGTTCGCCTGATCGAATCAATGCCGCTAATATTCAAAAAAAGTTGAAAACAAAAAGCTATGGCAGGATTGTTGATTATTATGAAAGCTGCGCTACTACACAATTGATTGCGCATGATGCCGCACAAAACGGGGCAGCAGACGGAACGCTCGTCGTTTCAGAAGAACAGACAGCCGGTAAAGGCAGATTATCAAGACCATGGAGTTCCGCTGCCGGCAAAGGAATATGGATGAGTCTGATTATACGTCCATCACTAATGCCACAGGAAGCCCCACAAATGACTTTGGTAGCCGCAGTTGCGATAGTTAGGGCGATTGAAGAAATCGTGGGACTAGAGGCGACGATTAAATGGCCGAATGATATTATGATTGATGGCAAAAAGATAACAGGAATACTCACCGAATTACAGTCAGACCCTGATCGTGTAAAAGCGATAATCATCGGTATCGGAATGAATATCAACCACGATATAGACGATTTTCCTGAGGAAATTCAAGATATAGCGACATCTTTAAAATTAAAAACTGGTAAAGTAACGGATCGAGCACGACTTATTGCAGAAATCCTTAGTTTCCTTGAGCTCTATACGGAAATGTATGTAAAACACGGATTTGGTCCAATTAAGCTATTGTGGGAAGGATACTCGAATACTGCCGGTAAACGTATCAAAGCAGTCATGTTGAATGAAACGGTTGAAGGCATTGCGCTCGGCATATCAGAAGAAGGATTGTTAGAAGTGAAAATGGATGACGGTACAATTAAAGGGATATACTCTGCTGATATCATCATCGAGAAATGA
- the panD gene encoding aspartate 1-decarboxylase, whose translation MFRMMMNSKLHRATVTEANLNYVGSITIDSDVLDAAGLLPNEKVHIVNNNNGARFETYIIAGERGSGVICVNGAAARLVQKGDIVIIISYAYVTNEEAATHQPTVLLMDEKNGIKDIIKERPGIIA comes from the coding sequence ATGTTCCGAATGATGATGAACAGTAAATTGCATAGGGCAACAGTGACGGAAGCAAATTTGAATTATGTCGGAAGTATTACGATTGACAGCGACGTTTTGGATGCAGCGGGCTTATTGCCAAATGAAAAAGTCCATATTGTCAACAATAATAATGGTGCCCGCTTTGAAACATATATCATAGCAGGGGAACGAGGAAGTGGTGTTATTTGTGTTAATGGTGCAGCTGCAAGGCTTGTTCAAAAGGGAGATATCGTCATTATCATTTCCTATGCTTATGTTACAAATGAAGAAGCAGCGACCCACCAGCCTACCGTCTTGCTAATGGATGAAAAGAATGGCATCAAAGATATTATAAAAGAACGGCCAGGCATTATTGCCTGA
- a CDS encoding DnaD domain-containing protein, protein MQQDERLQLWIERGNVTIPQLFFQHYKTLDIKDVEAMLIMHMISFQAEGSKFPTPSDLEARMHLDLNQISTILQRFMQRGLLEIHQGQDENGVLFEHFSLQPLWNRLINLLVSEKTAEAEQVVKADEGEIFTLFEQEFGRLLSPMECETITMWLDEDGHTAQIITAALKEAVLAQKLSLRYIDRILFEWKKKNVKTLADVENQTKTFRTAIIRPMQKEQKTVKKVPFYNWLEERE, encoded by the coding sequence ATGCAACAAGATGAACGGCTCCAGTTGTGGATCGAGCGGGGAAATGTAACCATTCCCCAACTTTTTTTTCAGCATTACAAAACGTTAGACATTAAAGATGTCGAAGCCATGTTAATCATGCATATGATTTCATTCCAAGCAGAAGGTTCTAAGTTTCCTACACCTTCTGATTTAGAAGCACGTATGCACCTCGATCTCAATCAAATTTCTACGATTCTGCAGCGATTTATGCAACGAGGATTGTTGGAAATACATCAGGGCCAGGATGAAAACGGCGTATTATTCGAACATTTTTCACTTCAACCGTTATGGAATCGACTTATCAATCTCCTTGTTTCTGAAAAAACAGCCGAGGCGGAACAAGTTGTTAAAGCTGACGAAGGAGAGATTTTCACGCTTTTCGAACAGGAATTCGGACGTTTGTTATCTCCTATGGAGTGCGAAACGATTACGATGTGGCTTGATGAAGACGGTCACACTGCACAAATTATTACGGCAGCATTAAAAGAAGCAGTCTTAGCGCAGAAACTGAGTTTACGGTATATTGACAGAATACTTTTCGAATGGAAGAAAAAGAATGTAAAGACATTGGCAGATGTTGAAAATCAGACTAAAACGTTTAGGACGGCGATTATACGGCCAATGCAAAAGGAACAAAAAACAGTAAAGAAAGTACCATTCTACAATTGGCTTGAAGAACGGGAATAG
- a CDS encoding DUF5590 domain-containing protein, with amino-acid sequence MMNWIKFIAAFLLALTLVITVLVFYNANKPFSAVTDKAEADVLANGQLKVVNHSEVYNGTKAMVIVYGIDEEDIEKAVFIDEKTGEMLDEVAISDGVTSDVAIKTVRSELKVEKIIHVKLGLEEDVPVWEVAFKSENGKLNYVYVFFESGEWWKRILNL; translated from the coding sequence ATGATGAATTGGATAAAATTTATTGCGGCTTTTCTTCTTGCTCTGACGCTTGTCATCACTGTCCTCGTTTTTTATAATGCGAACAAACCATTTTCAGCCGTGACGGACAAAGCTGAAGCCGATGTTCTAGCAAACGGACAATTGAAAGTTGTCAATCATTCCGAAGTTTACAACGGAACGAAGGCAATGGTCATCGTTTACGGCATCGATGAAGAAGACATCGAAAAAGCAGTCTTTATCGATGAAAAAACAGGTGAAATGCTTGATGAAGTGGCAATAAGTGATGGTGTCACCTCCGATGTTGCGATTAAAACAGTCCGATCTGAATTGAAAGTGGAAAAAATTATCCATGTGAAACTCGGGTTAGAAGAGGATGTTCCCGTTTGGGAAGTGGCATTTAAAAGTGAAAATGGCAAATTGAATTATGTCTATGTATTTTTTGAAAGTGGCGAATGGTGGAAGAGGATTTTGAATTTGTAA
- the panC gene encoding pantoate--beta-alanine ligase has product MMGVECKSLQIIQTVRELESVLNRDFRMGKTVGFVPTMGFLHEGHLRLIETAKEHDDIVVMSIFVNPAQFGPGEDFESYPRDLENDIMKAEKAGVDILFIPTAQEMYPSDSGIRILPGPQADVLCGSKRPGHFDGVLKVVLKLFNIVDPDRSYFGMKDAQQLALIETFVRDFNLRTQIVRVSTVREEDGLARSSRNVNLNASERLEAPSIYRALLIGAENFDAQKSPQDIEREVVELINSNTSGEIDYVTLLSYPSLTAITKDSKEVILACAVKFTNTRLIDNIIMSTKDGFHVPNDDEQ; this is encoded by the coding sequence ATGATGGGCGTTGAATGCAAGAGTCTTCAAATCATTCAAACCGTACGGGAACTGGAGAGCGTATTAAATCGGGATTTCCGGATGGGTAAAACGGTGGGATTTGTGCCGACGATGGGATTTTTGCATGAAGGACACTTGAGGCTTATTGAGACCGCCAAAGAACATGATGACATTGTCGTCATGAGTATTTTCGTCAATCCCGCACAGTTTGGACCTGGAGAAGATTTCGAGAGCTATCCCAGGGACTTAGAGAATGATATCATGAAGGCTGAAAAAGCGGGAGTGGATATTCTTTTCATCCCAACTGCACAAGAAATGTATCCTTCAGACAGTGGGATAAGGATTCTGCCCGGACCTCAAGCCGATGTCCTGTGCGGGTCAAAACGGCCTGGACACTTTGATGGTGTTTTAAAAGTCGTTTTGAAGCTATTCAATATCGTTGACCCGGACCGATCCTATTTCGGTATGAAAGATGCACAGCAACTTGCGCTAATTGAAACGTTTGTCAGGGATTTCAATTTGCGTACTCAAATTGTTCGAGTTTCGACTGTACGTGAAGAAGATGGACTCGCAAGAAGTTCGAGAAATGTAAATTTGAACGCATCGGAACGTCTTGAGGCTCCTAGTATCTATAGAGCCTTGTTAATAGGAGCAGAGAATTTTGATGCACAAAAGTCACCACAGGATATTGAACGCGAAGTAGTAGAGTTGATTAACTCCAACACTTCAGGTGAAATCGATTATGTAACTCTGTTATCCTATCCATCATTGACAGCGATTACAAAAGATTCAAAAGAAGTTATTTTGGCTTGCGCGGTAAAATTCACAAACACAAGATTGATAGATAATATTATTATGTCAACAAAGGATGGTTTTCATGTTCCGAATGATGATGAACAGTAA